Proteins encoded by one window of Vampirovibrionales bacterium:
- a CDS encoding pyridoxine 5'-phosphate synthase gives MALLGVNIDHVATVRNARGVAYPDPIRAALIAEANGADGITAHLREDRRHIGDRDMARLKEALATRLNMEMAVTEEMTAIALRIAPYMVTLVPERRQELTTEGGLDVMAMAVPLKSTLARLHDAGIAVSLFIEPSDAQLQASAAAGARIVEFHTGRYAEAFDQDADSCQRELQRLRTAAERAVAMGIQVNAGHGLHYENVQPILAMPGLHELNIGHSIVSEAIFCGLAQAVRRMKALVS, from the coding sequence ATGGCGTTATTAGGGGTCAATATCGATCACGTCGCAACTGTGCGCAATGCGCGCGGCGTGGCGTACCCGGACCCGATTCGCGCGGCCTTAATCGCGGAAGCCAACGGGGCGGACGGAATCACGGCGCATCTGCGCGAGGATCGCCGGCATATCGGCGATCGCGATATGGCCCGCCTGAAAGAAGCGCTGGCCACGCGCCTGAATATGGAAATGGCCGTGACCGAGGAGATGACCGCCATCGCCTTGCGAATTGCGCCTTATATGGTCACGTTGGTGCCCGAACGTCGCCAGGAACTCACCACCGAGGGCGGTCTCGATGTCATGGCGATGGCTGTGCCGCTGAAATCAACGCTGGCGCGCCTTCATGACGCGGGTATCGCCGTGAGCCTGTTTATCGAGCCTTCCGACGCCCAGTTGCAGGCTAGCGCGGCGGCGGGCGCCCGCATCGTGGAATTTCACACCGGGCGCTACGCGGAAGCCTTCGATCAGGACGCCGACAGCTGCCAGCGCGAGCTGCAACGCTTGCGGACTGCCGCCGAACGGGCGGTGGCCATGGGAATTCAGGTAAATGCGGGGCATGGGCTGCATTATGAGAATGTCCAGCCGATTCTGGCGATGCCGGGTCTGCATGAGCTGAACATCGGTCACAGCATCGTCTCGGAGGCCATCTTTTGTGGGCTGGCCCAAGCCGTGCGCCGGATGAAAGCGCTGGTTAGCTGA
- the corA gene encoding magnesium/cobalt transporter CorA, with product MTPFTDTLPDKRARISVTSYDAAHIDETPDCLPGQALARARAHRVGWIRVKGLEDVNALNALGHALEIHPLALEDIHHPDQRPKVDVYDHGVLITLRTLRTHRPESGRGPGLEAVSEQLAMVLGDPVLTTFLERRDDELFESLQERLRDEQSFTRKQGVDYLAYRLMDIVVDQYFQVLEAFGEELDALSDGLTREQPDPALMKRIQGVKAEMMTLRRAVWPLREVVGSLQRGDSALISEQTRVYLRDLQDHLTYVAETIDTYREMIAGMLDIYLSQINFRINQQIKVMTIIATIFMPLSFIAGVYGMNFHYMPELYWRFGYPAVWLVMIAMTAGMLIWFRAKRWF from the coding sequence TTGACCCCCTTTACCGATACGCTGCCGGATAAACGCGCCCGGATCTCGGTCACGTCTTACGACGCCGCGCATATTGACGAGACGCCGGACTGTCTGCCGGGCCAAGCGCTGGCCCGGGCGCGCGCGCATCGCGTCGGCTGGATTCGGGTGAAGGGGCTGGAGGACGTTAACGCCTTAAACGCCTTGGGCCACGCGCTGGAAATCCATCCGCTGGCGCTGGAAGATATTCACCACCCGGATCAGCGGCCCAAGGTCGATGTGTATGACCATGGGGTCTTGATTACGCTGCGCACGCTGCGGACACATCGCCCGGAATCGGGACGCGGGCCAGGGCTGGAAGCGGTTTCCGAGCAACTGGCCATGGTCCTGGGCGACCCCGTTCTGACGACTTTTTTGGAGCGGCGCGACGATGAGCTGTTCGAGTCGCTGCAGGAGCGCCTGCGCGATGAGCAGAGCTTTACCCGAAAGCAGGGCGTGGATTATCTGGCCTACCGGCTGATGGATATTGTCGTGGACCAGTATTTTCAGGTGCTGGAAGCCTTTGGCGAAGAACTGGACGCGTTAAGCGACGGACTGACGCGCGAACAGCCGGATCCGGCGCTTATGAAGCGGATTCAGGGCGTGAAGGCCGAGATGATGACGCTTCGGCGCGCCGTCTGGCCCTTGCGCGAAGTCGTAGGATCCTTGCAACGCGGGGACTCTGCCTTGATCAGCGAGCAAACGCGCGTGTATTTGCGCGACTTGCAGGATCACTTGACCTATGTTGCTGAAACCATCGACACTTACCGCGAAATGATCGCCGGGATGCTGGATATCTACCTGTCTCAGATTAATTTCCGGATTAATCAGCAGATTAAGGTGATGACCATTATTGCGACGATTTTCATGCCCCTGAGCTTCATTGCGGGCGTCTATGGGATGAATTTCCACTACATGCCGGAACTCTACTGGCGTTTCGGTTACCCGGCCGTCTGGCTGGTGATGATCGCCATGACGGCGGGCATGCTGATCTGGTTTCGCGCCAAACGCTGGTTTTAG
- a CDS encoding M23 family metallopeptidase — protein MRLIRMRQSLLLKLAYGRLASRGCAQSAFAVCLALVAAFSAMAVFHRVNASSDEAFSPISPGVSLSLALDDRALCANPALSAIGRDRHQLSAMAAFMLKGPQPVVQAAPLLEPIGQSRALRLAMVAPPVIQLKPLAALTAGSARARAFDGSRSPSRGFSGLMGGASSAMKTPLAAFEISSRYGWRGRHFHNGVDLTAPIGSPVMAAAAGRVISAGMESQYGNLVEILHANGLKTRYAHLKAMTVRPGQIVAQGQRIGWVGMTGRSTGPHLHFEVTLAGNSQNPERFLWR, from the coding sequence ATGAGACTTATCAGGATGAGACAGAGCCTGCTTCTTAAGCTCGCCTATGGCCGTTTAGCTTCGCGCGGCTGCGCTCAAAGCGCCTTTGCCGTTTGCTTGGCGTTGGTCGCCGCTTTTTCCGCCATGGCCGTTTTCCATCGCGTCAACGCATCGTCCGACGAGGCCTTTTCGCCGATTTCTCCGGGCGTCTCGCTCAGCCTGGCGCTGGATGACCGCGCCCTGTGCGCCAATCCCGCGCTGAGCGCCATCGGTCGCGATCGCCATCAATTGAGCGCCATGGCGGCCTTTATGCTGAAAGGCCCGCAGCCGGTCGTCCAAGCCGCGCCGCTGCTGGAGCCCATTGGCCAGAGTCGCGCCCTGCGTCTGGCGATGGTCGCTCCGCCCGTTATTCAGCTCAAGCCTCTGGCCGCTCTCACCGCAGGTAGCGCCCGGGCCCGCGCCTTTGACGGCAGTCGCTCGCCCAGCCGCGGATTTTCCGGCTTGATGGGCGGCGCGTCTTCTGCCATGAAAACCCCGCTGGCCGCCTTTGAAATCTCTTCGCGCTACGGCTGGCGTGGACGTCATTTCCATAATGGCGTCGATCTCACTGCCCCGATTGGCTCTCCTGTGATGGCCGCCGCCGCTGGCCGCGTCATCAGTGCCGGAATGGAATCCCAGTACGGCAATCTGGTGGAAATTCTGCACGCCAACGGCCTTAAAACCCGCTACGCCCACCTCAAGGCCATGACGGTCCGCCCCGGGCAGATTGTCGCGCAAGGTCAGCGCATTGGCTGGGTGGGCATGACAGGCCGCTCAACCGGGCCGCATCTGCACTTTGAAGTGACGCTGGCCGGAAACTCTCAAAATCCGGAACGCTTTCTTTGGCGCTAG